Part of the Mauremys mutica isolate MM-2020 ecotype Southern chromosome 1, ASM2049712v1, whole genome shotgun sequence genome is shown below.
ttagCTATGTGCATGATCTTGAAAGTACAGGATGAGGCCCACACATCATGAGGAATTCAGCAAAGCAGCAGGCTAGACTGCCAGGTCATCCATTTCATCTACCTTTAGTTAATGTTTACAGGGAAAGTGAGGCAAGAGGCTCCTTTTCATTCTCAGCCTAGGGTCGGATGCGTTGGTCAATAAGGTCAAGTCAGTGGTGTGTTCAGCAGCTAGCAACTAATTAAATGTCATTTTCACTGGGTTTTTTGGTTGTCCTGGGCTGCCAGATAATAAGATTTGTCTTGTTTGCATAGCACTGCAAAGCTAGGAAGCTTtataaattaaatgaaaagtgGAAATGAAATCAGACCTTGCGCCCATTGTATGTAAATTCAATTTTACAAGACAACTGGTTAcagagtgaaaaaaaaaatctgagaactTAATTCACTTtggggttttaaaaatatttttatgtctTAGTCAATCCAGAAATCTTTTTAAATGAATCCAGTGCTTGCAAAAATTATGATATCCTGGGATACTGACATGCTGTATTTGGGATATAGCTGTTCTTCATATGGACTTGGATGAAAGAGCAGGTTAGTTTCTCTTCCGCTCAGACTTACAACAAAGGGGCCAGTTATGTGATGTCCATCGGAACTGGACTGAGAGACCCTCCTCATCCCTTATATATAGGGTACCAAACAGCCTTTGTGTCAGTAAACATTGGTTGGATTTGAACCAGGACCTAGAGGCAAAAGACTCTATATCCTATCACTAATCATCTGAACCAGCCACTTTTGATTTATAATTCTTGACACTCAGTGGTGCCGGTGAAGATTGTCCCACAAACTGAGTGAAAACATCACACTTTTCTCTCTTCAACTAGTCAGGACCAGCAAAGAGGGTGAGAAATGTGGTGGTATTACAAGGAATGGGCTTGCTCTCTGTGTTCCATGCAATAGGATACAAGGATCTTATTCTTtgattaaacattaaaaaaaaatcatcttgggCAGATCTCTGGAATGTCACATTTCGTTCAGAACAATTTTTTACAGCCAGAGTATAAGTTCTTGGAAAAACACAAAGCTGTCAATTGAACTACAGAGCCAGGCCAGGCCACCCCTTTATATAATTTAACTCATCTCCTTACTCTACATAAGCAGAAAGCTGTAGATAGAATTCTTCAAGAGCAGTGGAATATGCTGATACTTCAGTGGAGAGCAGGCTTTAAGgttggggaaaaaatagttttatCCTAGGAACtaattttttgtatttatttttttcaggaaaCATCCCATTGTGGCTAATAATGGGAATGTGCCACAGGTACTGTGGGGTTTATAGTGAATTGTTTGTGTCTGTCTATATGCAGGAGTCCTTCTTGCCCAACTTTATCAAATACATGTGGGGCTGGTAAGCTCAAGACCTTCATCTCCAGCTATACACAGGCATCTAACCAATGATCTTCTATGCAAAGAGCTCCACAGGCTCAGAGAGCTGGTATGTGCCCAAGCAAATCTGATTCCTTCCATCCATTAATGGGTTAATGTACATCACCAGTTAATGGAATGTCAGGTTACCAGGTATGAGGAGGAGGACGATACTTGTGGTTTAGACAAAAGGCTGGGAATTGGATCTGGGCTTTTGCAGTGGCTTCCTcagtgaccttgggtaagttgcTTAGATCAAAATGTAATGAGGGGTGTCTCCCTTCTTGGGTGCTCAGCTTCAGATACCTAACACCTTATCTTGATCAGAGGTGCTGAATGCCGGCAGCCTCTGAAGTAATGTGTGCACAGTGGCACTCCAAAACCAGGCTGAGTCTTGAGTTGAGcatgcacacattttaaaatcgaGGCTTTAGtcatctatgcctcagtttcctcctctgtaaaatggtcATCACAATCATCTGTCTCACAAGGGTATTGTGAACCTTAACTTACAAATGTCTGCAGGTGCttggagatccttggatgaaaggagaGACAAGCACAATTATTGTCTTTGGTATTAGCCAGTGGAGAATTGATTTTACGGTGTAAGATCGTGTTGTCACTATGTCTATTAATGTGACTACAGAGCCAATAATGGTGGCACAGTATCTCTCATTATTCCATAGTTAGTTACTGAAATGCCTGCTACTCAAAGTGTATTTTACTGGGAGCAATTCGGCTGCTGCCTATGGAATGACCACGCACATTGCAGCATGAGCTTATAGAAGGCAGCTACTGTGTATCTCTGGGTAGGAGGGGGAACCATTGATTAGACTGGACTGTCAACATCTAGCTAGAAGGAACAACATGAAACTGAGGAAAAGAAACAGTAGGTTGaggaccagctcctcagctggtgaaaatccaTATATcctcattgactgcaatggagctacactgagtTACATTAGTTGGAGATATGGCCCGGAATGTTTCTAAGTGGCGAAACCTGTTAGACTGGGATAGTAGTGAACCTTGAAGAACTGGAGAGACACTTAATTACTGAATGGAGCTGTCGACAGCCATATGTGTTTGGCAGCAAATATTCTGACTGTGCACTGCAACATTTGTGTGATCGGGACTTGTCATCGTCGCACACCAGTGTAACATGGTGAAGACAACACACAGCAGTGTTGGGATGTTCTGCTATGATAACTTTTGTGGTTCCGATAAGACCTTTGCACTCTAAATGGAGCACATGCAGGGAACACCAAAGAGATGCAAGCTTCCTGATCACTTATTTATTATGCACCCCAAACTTCTGTGTGGCTCAGTGGAAGTTTTGGGTGCATGAGGGATATGGGATTGGGTggacccaggatgaaatcctggacctactgaaatcagtggggccaggattttaccctcaTTTTGGATGGGACGTGATGGAAGCACCTCACTTAAGACCATTATTAAAATGAACTGGACAAAGCCCTTTTGAATATCTGTTGGGAGCCAGAACAAGATTGTCTCTCTCCCCCATGTGTCCAAGATGACCTCTAAAACTTTACCCATCTCTAACTTCTGTAGTTTTCATACTGATATAGACATAGAAATAGATATATATCCTTGGGGAATATCCTTGATTTACAAAGTGACTGTTCTGAACCACTAAATGTgttatgttgtttttttccccccactgttaTTCCCAGCATCGTGACTTTTCCATCATGTCAGAACCTATAACGCTCAACGTTGGAGGAAAACTGTACACCACTTCCCTGTCTACCCTGACTAGTTTTCCAGACTCCATGCTGGGTGCCATGTTCAGTGGAAAGATGCCAACCAAGAGGGATAGCCAAGGCAACTGCTTCATTGACAGAGATGGCAAAGTATTCCGCTACATCCTGAACTTCTTGAGAACTTCCCACCTGGACCTCCCTGAGGACTTCCAGGAAATGGGCTTGCTGCGACGGGAGGCAGATTTTTATCAGGTCCAGCCGCTGATTGAAGCATTGCAAGAGAAGGAGGTGGAGCTCTCCAAAGCTGAGAAGAACGCCATGCTCAACATCACCTTGGATCAGAGgacacagacagttcacttcacTGTTCGGGAAGCGCCCCAGATCTACAGCCTGTCTTCCTCCAACATGGAAGTATTTAGTGCCCACATATTCAGCACATCATCTCTGTTCTTGAAGCTCCTGGGTTCCAGACTTTACTATTGCTTCAATGGCAACCTGTCTTCAATATCCAGCTACCTGCAGGACCCCAACCACTTGACCTTGGATTGGGTCGCGACTGTGGAAGGCCTGCCAGAAGAGGAGTACACTAGACAGAACTTAAAGAGACTTTGGGTGGTGCCAGCTAATAAGCAAATTAATAGCTTCCAGGTATTTGTGGAAGAGGTACTAAAAATAGCCATGAGTGATGGGTTTTGTGTggattcctcccacccccatgcctCTGATTTCATGAATAATAAGATTATTCGACTAATTCGGTACAAGTAGGAGTAGCCTGTTATGGTATTGGGAAATACATAACCAAACACAGTGTTTCATTTTAAGACCAACTTCAAGACACTATAACAAACAGCCTAATACAAAATTATGTGATAATCTGTACTAAAAAATCACTAACTGTGAGTTGATTTTCCTATACTGAATTTACCAATGTCCTTTCAGAATATGTCTATATTCTAGGTGGATGGAATGTTGTCTATTGGCTTGAGCAGGATCTAGAAATTAAGGAGTTCTGAGCTCCATTTCTGCC
Proteins encoded:
- the KCTD21 gene encoding BTB/POZ domain-containing protein KCTD21 gives rise to the protein MSEPITLNVGGKLYTTSLSTLTSFPDSMLGAMFSGKMPTKRDSQGNCFIDRDGKVFRYILNFLRTSHLDLPEDFQEMGLLRREADFYQVQPLIEALQEKEVELSKAEKNAMLNITLDQRTQTVHFTVREAPQIYSLSSSNMEVFSAHIFSTSSLFLKLLGSRLYYCFNGNLSSISSYLQDPNHLTLDWVATVEGLPEEEYTRQNLKRLWVVPANKQINSFQVFVEEVLKIAMSDGFCVDSSHPHASDFMNNKIIRLIRYK